A region of Salvia splendens isolate huo1 chromosome 17, SspV2, whole genome shotgun sequence DNA encodes the following proteins:
- the LOC121775265 gene encoding small GTPase LIP1-like, whose protein sequence is MFWREKERERDIKEQDGGPPVGQVRVLIVGDSGVGKTSLVHLIMKGHSVSHPSQTVGCSVSVKHTTYGNSGSSSNSLKGEAERDFFVEIWDISGHERYKDCRSLFYSQINGVVFVHDRSQRRTKSSLQKWAVEIGEKGTFSAPLASGGPGGLPVPYIVIGNKADIAPKEGTRVSSGNLVDVAREWAEKQGLLPQSEELPLVESFPSGGGLIAAAKEARYDKEAVMKFFKMLIRRRYFCDELPGAAPWSSPVGRSISQSGEISGDEDHLYKSSSLIGDSYKYNVLPPLPAQRNLTPPPTLYPQQPMSTPDNYSIPRFALASSHEITSTRSKRMDINV, encoded by the exons atgttttggagggaaaaggagagagaaagagatatcAAAGAGCAAGATGGAGGGCCTCCTGTTGGGCAGGTCAGGGTGCTTATTGTTGGGGATTCAG GTGTGGGTAAGACTTCTCTTGTTCATCTGATAATGAAAGGTCATTCTGTTTCTCACCCTTCTCAAACGGTCGGCTGTAGCGTAAGTGTAAAG CATACGACATATGGAAATTCTGGTAGCTCCTCTAATAGTTTGAAAGGTGAAGCTGAGAGAGACTTTTTTGTCGAAATCTGGGACATATCAGGGCACGAACGTTATAAAGATTGCCGGTCTCTGTTCTACTCTCAAATCAATG GTGTTGTGTTTGTTCATGACCGTTCTCAAAGAAGGACAAAGTCGAGCTTACAAAAATGGGCAGTTGAGATCGGAGAAAAAGGGACATTTTCAGCTCCTTTGGCATCAGGAGGTCCCGGTGGGCTCCCTGTTCCCTATATTGTCATTGGTAACAAAGCTGATATTGCTCCAAAAGAAGGCACTCGAGTCAGTAGTGGTAATCTCGTTGATGTAGCCCGTGAGTGGGCTGAAAAACAGGGATTACTCCCACAGAGTGAAGAGCTTCCATTAGTCGAGAGCTTCCCCAGCGGTGGAGGCCTTATAGCC GCAGCTAAAGAAGCCAGATATGACAAGGAAGCTGTGATGAAGTTTTTCAAAATG TTGATCAGGAGAAGGTACTTCTGCGATGAATTACCCGGTGCAGCCCCCTGGTCATCCCCTGTTGGTCGTTCAATTTCACAATCTGGCGAAATCTCAGGTGACGAAGACCATCTATACAAGAGCTCGAG CCTGATTGGAGACTCGTACAAGTACAACGTGCTTCCCCCCCTTCCTGCTCAACGCAATCTGACACCACCTCCCACGCTCTACCCTCAGCAGCCCATGTCGACTCCTGACAACTACAGCATCCCCAGATTCGCCCTCGCGAGCTCCCATGAGATCACCAGCACAAGATCAAAGCGTATGGACATCAATGTCTAA
- the LOC121773422 gene encoding uncharacterized protein LOC121773422 produces the protein MDRNTFARLCYLLTERGGLHAGKVVGVEEQVAIFLGVLAHHKKNRIVRFEFWRSGATVSYYVNKVFGVVLSCIQFCYQNLHQPATIVLIIAGNGSRMGGINWRLSCVEGCGVKGKWTKSPTRDPPTRMYNQGHGDSTEDLWSINQGSLGGSASNVNPMMDQEIRATMEGLPDCSCGKGKMELRITWKTATNPGRYYWKCPYGGKHQGSFMWYDEKAKYNAAPEATVEGHFGQKINAIGKAATADDPRPGGVAKNLLLCTICGLHNAYSSFTLHLVFGFMAVVLVLLGILIRKVL, from the exons ATGGATCGTAACACATTCGCACGTCTGTGTTATCTTCTCACTGAGCGTGGTGGGCTGCATGCCGGCAAGGTCGTTGGGGTGGAAGAACAAGTTGCCATTTTCCTTGGAGTTCTTGCACACCACAAAAAGAATAGGATCGTTAGGTTTGAGTTTTGGAGGTCGGGGGCTACTGTTTCATACTATGTAAACAAGGTCTTTGGTGTTGTTTTGTCATGTATTCAATTTTGCTATCAAAACCTACACCAGCCAGCGACGATTGTGCTGATAATCGCTGGAAATGGTTCAAG GATGGGAGGGATCAACTGGAGACTCTCGTGTGTTGAGGGATGCGGTGTCAAGGGAAAATGGACTAAAAGTCCCACAAG AGATCCGCCCACACGGATGTATAATCAAGGACATGGGGATAGCACGGAAGATTTGTGGTCGATAAATCAAGGATCTCTGGGTGGATCAGCAAGCAACGTCAATCCTATGATGGATCAAGAG ATTCGGGCGACTATGGAAGGTTTGCCTGATTGCTCTTGTGGGAAGGGAAAAATGGAGCTACGAATCACATGGAAAACGGCTACAAATCCGGGCAGGTACTACTGGAAGTGTCCATATGGAGGAAAACATCAGGGATCCTTCATGTGGTACGATGAGAAAGCCAAATATAACGCAGCACCTGAAGCCACCGTGGAAGGTCACTTTGGTCAGAAAATCAATGCTATAGGGAAGGCTGCAACGGCAGATGACCCACGACCAGGTGGTGTTGCGAAAAACCTTTTACTGTGCACCATATGTGGGTTGCACAATGCCTACTCCTCCTTCACCTTGCATCTTGTGTTCGGTTTCATGGCAGTTGTGTTGGTTCTCCTCGGTATTTTGATTCGGAAGGTCTTGTAA